TCAGAAAATAAGGTTATGCGGCATAATGAATTGAAGAGAAGTATCGGTACCATTTCCTTTAAAACGCTGAGCATCATGTTAAAAGAGCTTGAGACAGAAGGCCTTATCATACGCAAGGAATTTCCCCAAATACCTCCAAAAGTTGAATATTCATTATCTGAACGTGGTCTTTCTCTCGTTCCATTGTTAAATATGATGTGCGAGTGGGGAGAGAAAAACCGTTTGCCAGCTCTGGAGGATATACAGCGGTAGGCATAGCTATTTTGTTTACATCAAAAGAAGTATTTCCTGAACAAGGAAATACTTCTTTTCTATAGCTTTAATAAAGCTACCTATTACAGGTTGTCAACAAAATTCAAATAATCTTGTGCGCTTTTTTCCAATTCGCTTGTACCCGGCTCATTTTCCTCTTCTTCGTTTCCACCAGGCTCATTTTCTTTGCCATAAAACGCAAAGAACGAACGATAATCAGCATTGCAGTATAGGAAGGTAGTTTCAATAGGAGATAATAATTGTTCAAGTGTATATCGATATCTTCCCTCTTCACTATAATCTTCTTTTTTAATTCCTGCAGACACACTTAAAGCAACTTTACGATTCCTTAATTTATCCCCTCCATTTGAACCATAAGCCCATCCATAAGCTAAAACTTCGTCAAACCATTTTTTAAGGAGAGGCGGAGAATTAAACCAATATATAGGGAACTGCAAAACAAGTTTACCATGTGATTCAACCAATTTTTGTTCTTTTTCCACGTCTATGTTTCCATCCGGGTAAACCTTATACAATTCGCGAACAGTATACTTTTCTGAATATTTTTTGAGTTCTTCTACCCATCGCTTATTAATGACGGATGTTTCTATACTTGGGTGTGAAACGATAACAAGAGTTTTCAAAGATTTGTCCTCCTTAAATATTATTTATATCTGGAGTATAAAGTGCACACTGCAAATATGTAAGTATGCACTTTTAGTACAGGTACTTTCATAAAGGTGAGTGTCAAATCAGTCATAAAATTATTACGATCGCTACCTCTACCCCAGACAAAGTAATTTCTTTAGTGACAAATCTTCAAATATCGTTATGTAACTTATCGAGATTCCGTGAAAAACATTAACGAAGGTGTGCCAAGATTTAATTCAGGCTCCATTTCAGCGACTAATTGCTTTTTGTGGAGTATTACAAGGCTGCTTCTTCGAGAGGCAGCCTTGTATATCGGCGGCGCTTTTTTCATTTTATCGGCGAAAATAGAAATATATCAGCGAAAACGGCTGATATATCGGCGAAAATTTCAATATATCGATTATTCGACAAAATTCGTCATAAATAAGAGCAAAATTCCGTTCTTTTTAAGAATTTGTTGACCGCAGCCCCGTAATTTTTATAAAAACCCAGTACATGATGTTAATGCACTCACTCGAATACTATGCTTTCATACTTCCTTCATTAGGGATTTGGTCAAGTCCGTCAATATTTTTTTTGTGATATTCTTAGTTTGAAACTCTTTATCAATTCCTGATTCATTTATTGGTATCGCACTATCCTTGTTTGACTCTTTTGAAGTAGAACATCCACATACGAAAGCACTAAAACGACAAACAGTATTAAATTCCGCATATATATCCCCCTACTTACTTGGAAAAACACCTTTTTCTCGTTATTTGTGTCCAGTAAACTAAAAGTTTTTGAGGTCATCAACAATCTCGGGTAATCCTTCGTAAAAAAAATGCTCATTACCTGGAAGAACACGCGCAGTTGCATCAGAAAGTTTTTCTTTGAAATGATTTAGATGTGAAACCGGTACAATTTCATCATTAGAACTATGGTAGAGGAATATCTTTGAGATTTGCGGAAGCTTTGAAGCAAAATTTTCAGGCAGCATGAATTCGCTGCTGTGCCAATCCGTATCATCTTTGCTCCAGTAGGGTGCTGCAATCAAAAATAATCCAATGATGGATAGATCAAAAGCTTCTTCGGAAAGATATTTAATCAGAACAGATCCTCCCAACGAATGACCGATGAGAATCACTTCCCCATCCAATGCTGACAGTTCTTGATCAAGCTTCTCTCTCCACAACTCGTATTTTGGATTTTCCGGAAAAGGCATTTTCGGAAGCAATAAACGATACCATTCATCCAGCTCATCATGTAAATATTCAGCTAAGCGGCTGCTTCCTTGCAGTGCCCCTTGTTCTCCAGCACTATGAATGAAAATTACTTGCTTTTTCATTTAAATCGCTCCTTGTACAGGAATTGGATTCTTGTCCATTTTACAATTAACTTCTTTTTATGTAATGTTCATGAGAAATGTTCTCTCCTCCCCTATTTACAAGTTTTTTTCCTTCATCCATTCTTAGACAAGAATAAAACTCCTCGATGTTATGAAAAATAATAAAAAAATTCAACAGGAGTTGTCACCGTGAAAAAATCCTTTACCTTAATATTCTCCCTCACCCTCGTTCTTACGGCGTGTACAGGAAATAATGAAAATTCGGGAGAAGCACAGGACCAAACGAATCCGCAGCCAAGAGTTCATCAGATTAAGACAGAAACAAATCAATCCAAAACTAAAGAAGTGAATCCTTCGGAAACTGCACACGGAAACCATACAATTGACAGTATTGGATTTCTAGAGCCAGTTGATCCCAAACAAGCTGTTTCAGAAGTAAATAATGTTGGAAAGCATTTGTCTTACGTCGCTTTTTTTAGCTATAGGGCTCAGGAAGACGGAAATTTAATCCCTATTAAAGATGATGAGGCACTTCCTGCGACGCGAAAAAACGGTGCAGCCGCAATGATGGTTGTTACCAATTTTACAGAAGGAAACTTCTCTCCGGATGTTGCACACAAAATTTTTACAGACAAAACGGCATCTAAACGATTTATCCAGAAGGTTATTCAAACAATGAAAGCAAAAGGTTATAAAGCACTTAACATTGATTTTGAACACATTCGGGCTGAGGACCGCGATCTCTATAATGGATTTCTAGAAACACTCATCCCACAAGTTCGAAAAGCAGGATTCAAAGTCTCAACTGCCCTTGCTCCAAAAACAAGCGATGAACAAAGCGGTCCGTGGCATGGGGCACATGATTACAAACACCATGGAGAAATTGCGGATTTTGTGATATTGATGACCTATGAATGGGGCTGGTCTGGCGGTCCTCCGATGGCGGTATCACCTATTCCGCAGGTTAAAAAAGTAATCGATTATGCATTATCAGTCATACCTAGAGAGAAAATTGTGATGGGAGCACCACTCTACGGCTATGATTGGACGCTGCCGTATGAAAAGGGAGGCAAATTCGCCAAGAGAATTGCACCAAAGGAAGCGGCAGAATTAGCGATAAAAGAAGGCGCAGAAATCAAGTTCGATAACGAAGCTCAAGCTCCTCATTTTAATTACAGGGATGACAATAATAAGGAACACACCGTTTGGTATGAAAATGAACAAAGTGCCCAAGCAAAATTTAATCTTGTGAAAGAGTATCGACTTCGCGGTATCGCCTATTGGGTTTTAGGAGAACCTTTCCCGCAGAATTGGTCAATGCTGGAAGACCAATTTACCATTAAAAAAGAACAATAAATATAGAAAATAACAAATGGTTACTGAGATTTGCAGTAACCATTTGTTATAGGATTGAACTCCACTTCATATTAATACAGCAGCCTTTGGCTTCAGATATAAACAGATGGCTTTTTATTGTCTCGACTTCTACTTTGCATCGTGAAAAATAATGCCCATCCCATAACGAATCCCGGATGTGAGTGTACTTACCCCATGACGAACCGTATTCCGATAGTAGCCATTTTTCCCTTTTACTGGACGATGGTTTGTCGGGAATATCAAAGCCTCCCCTTGCTCGAGTGTAATTACATGTCCGCGGCTTTGCGCCCGCGGCCTTTGCTCAACAAGCAGAGATTCTCCTCCGGTATAGTCCTTCTCAAGTTGGTTTAAAGCGAACACCACCTGGAAAGGGAAGTACACATCGCCATATAAATCCTGATGAAGGCAGTTATACCCGCCTGGCTCATATTTTAGAATGAGCGGAGTAGTTCTGGTCTGTTCTTTCTCGTGGCATTTTTTAAGAAAGTCATCCAAAGTTTCCGGATAAGCTGGCTCTTTCTTCAAATATACCAGCCAGCGGTTAGCTGCTTTCGCGAGTTCTGGATAAAATGCGGTGCGTATCTCCTGAATCAGTGATGGAAGCGGCGTGTCAAAGTATCTGTACTGTCCTTCCCCGAAACGATATCTTTCCATATTGATCGTTGTACGATAGAGGGAATCATCATCATAACGATTGATCACTTCTTCACATTGTTCCCTGCTCAACAAAGCTGGGAGTTTGGCAAATCCTTGTTCATCGAGAGTTTGATGAGTTGATTCCCATTCAATGCTTTTAATGGATTCAGCCAATTGATTCGCCATTGTTAATGCCTCCCTTGTTTTTGCTCCAGCTGAAGCAATGATTTCTTCATTTCTAACCCGCCCCTATATCCTGTTAATGATCCATCTTTACCAACTACACGATGGCATGGTACGGATACGAGTAGAGGATTTCTGCCGATCGCAGTTCCAACTGCCCGTACTGCGGACGGTTTGTTGATCATATTGGCAATTTGTGAGTAGGTAATCGTTTCTCCATATGGAATTTCCTTAAGAGCTGCCCAAATTTTCATTTGAAAAGGTGTCCCTTCAACATCTACAGGCATGGAAAATGTTCGCCGTTCTCCTATGAAATATTCTTCAAGCTCTTGTTTATAAGGTTCAAGCCTCTTATCGTCTTGAACCAGTTCGTACGTTGGAAAACGTTTGTTAGCCCAATTCTCCAATTCTTCGATGCCTTTATTTGGCGACCCCATAAAACATAAGCCATTTATCGTAGCAGCAAGATAAAACCGACCGATCTTACTCGTATACCGAGACCAATAAATAATTTGGTTAATGGTTTGTTCCATGTGAAATCTCCTCCGTTCATTGGTTTCCTTTGTGATTTTTCCGGTACTCTGAAGGGGTTTGCTTCATTCTTTTTTTGAATAACGTGACAAAATAAGCAGTATTCGGATATCCTACAGCTGAACCTATATTCGTTACAGATTCGTTGGTTGTTTTAAGGTAATACGCTGCCTTGTCTATTCGAACCTGCTGAATATATTCTGTTGGACTCATACCCTTCATTCGTTTGAACGTTCGCTGCAAATGGTAAGGGCTTCCATGACTTGACTCCGCTATCAAATTCAAGGTAAGCGGCTCGCTATAGTTGGCATCAATCCATTCTGTCACTTGCTGGATCCATTCCTCGTCCGGCAAACGCAACCCACTTGGCCTGCATCGTTTACAGGGGCGGAAATTCTCCAACAGTGCCTGCTCAGTATTGTTGAAAATTCGAACGTTTTCTTTATTAGGAGGTCTTGATTTGCATGACGGACGACAAAATATGCCTGTCGTCTTTACAGCATAATAAAATGTGTTGTCAAAGGCTGCATCATTTTCCATAATCGCTTTCCAATAGTTATCTGGAATTCTGGATTTCATCTTATCACCTCTGTTTCCACAGTATCAGGTTTTATTTTTTAATCAATGTTTTTCGAATATAAGAGCAATATAACAAAATTGTATGTGTTATGGTTTATACGTTTTGAGTTTATCTAAACCTTGAGTAATCTAAACCATATTTGAATATAAAAGCAAGATTACGAAATAAATAATTGCAACCATGTGATACAACTATAATGTACAAACACGAAGGAGGTTATTTATGGAACATTCAAGGGA
This window of the Bacillus gobiensis genome carries:
- a CDS encoding winged helix-turn-helix transcriptional regulator, with product MSKTCVPTGVELKDTGFGYTLSLISGKYKMIIIYWLSENKVMRHNELKRSIGTISFKTLSIMLKELETEGLIIRKEFPQIPPKVEYSLSERGLSLVPLLNMMCEWGEKNRLPALEDIQR
- a CDS encoding NAD(P)H-dependent oxidoreductase codes for the protein MKTLVIVSHPSIETSVINKRWVEELKKYSEKYTVRELYKVYPDGNIDVEKEQKLVESHGKLVLQFPIYWFNSPPLLKKWFDEVLAYGWAYGSNGGDKLRNRKVALSVSAGIKKEDYSEEGRYRYTLEQLLSPIETTFLYCNADYRSFFAFYGKENEPGGNEEEENEPGTSELEKSAQDYLNFVDNL
- a CDS encoding alpha/beta hydrolase, producing MKKQVIFIHSAGEQGALQGSSRLAEYLHDELDEWYRLLLPKMPFPENPKYELWREKLDQELSALDGEVILIGHSLGGSVLIKYLSEEAFDLSIIGLFLIAAPYWSKDDTDWHSSEFMLPENFASKLPQISKIFLYHSSNDEIVPVSHLNHFKEKLSDATARVLPGNEHFFYEGLPEIVDDLKNF
- a CDS encoding glycosyl hydrolase family 18 protein: MKKSFTLIFSLTLVLTACTGNNENSGEAQDQTNPQPRVHQIKTETNQSKTKEVNPSETAHGNHTIDSIGFLEPVDPKQAVSEVNNVGKHLSYVAFFSYRAQEDGNLIPIKDDEALPATRKNGAAAMMVVTNFTEGNFSPDVAHKIFTDKTASKRFIQKVIQTMKAKGYKALNIDFEHIRAEDRDLYNGFLETLIPQVRKAGFKVSTALAPKTSDEQSGPWHGAHDYKHHGEIADFVILMTYEWGWSGGPPMAVSPIPQVKKVIDYALSVIPREKIVMGAPLYGYDWTLPYEKGGKFAKRIAPKEAAELAIKEGAEIKFDNEAQAPHFNYRDDNNKEHTVWYENEQSAQAKFNLVKEYRLRGIAYWVLGEPFPQNWSMLEDQFTIKKEQ
- a CDS encoding 2OG-Fe(II) oxygenase; this translates as MANQLAESIKSIEWESTHQTLDEQGFAKLPALLSREQCEEVINRYDDDSLYRTTINMERYRFGEGQYRYFDTPLPSLIQEIRTAFYPELAKAANRWLVYLKKEPAYPETLDDFLKKCHEKEQTRTTPLILKYEPGGYNCLHQDLYGDVYFPFQVVFALNQLEKDYTGGESLLVEQRPRAQSRGHVITLEQGEALIFPTNHRPVKGKNGYYRNTVRHGVSTLTSGIRYGMGIIFHDAK
- a CDS encoding methylated-DNA--[protein]-cysteine S-methyltransferase; the encoded protein is MEQTINQIIYWSRYTSKIGRFYLAATINGLCFMGSPNKGIEELENWANKRFPTYELVQDDKRLEPYKQELEEYFIGERRTFSMPVDVEGTPFQMKIWAALKEIPYGETITYSQIANMINKPSAVRAVGTAIGRNPLLVSVPCHRVVGKDGSLTGYRGGLEMKKSLLQLEQKQGRH
- a CDS encoding bifunctional transcriptional activator/DNA repair enzyme AdaA, whose product is MKSRIPDNYWKAIMENDAAFDNTFYYAVKTTGIFCRPSCKSRPPNKENVRIFNNTEQALLENFRPCKRCRPSGLRLPDEEWIQQVTEWIDANYSEPLTLNLIAESSHGSPYHLQRTFKRMKGMSPTEYIQQVRIDKAAYYLKTTNESVTNIGSAVGYPNTAYFVTLFKKRMKQTPSEYRKNHKGNQ